A region of Fusarium keratoplasticum isolate Fu6.1 chromosome 6, whole genome shotgun sequence DNA encodes the following proteins:
- a CDS encoding AAA domain-containing protein, protein MFHGNSHDTRQRLHDEVHQEDSPSRQPVDLDSDEEMQAPGRKDTRVPGFGANPIIKTMYEDKTSGGVNQWTDESRRQISKEAADDQDSAAIKLFRIKDHGKVGLNGDYHWKICRVDVQNLRLVSALAPILKEENVHLDPRSVATFREPFRPLWFQQRKIVDLFCEKHDDPLEPFLKLFVDILNELFRALSAKTAKLLQSELIDFSTAWTLFPRNSSVYSYCMGSHTLRKVDSAEYQGSRGNCQLVITCKTISFSGEGFYWSKRYLVIPGFTGNKPIRKLGCYPFEFHNDKDSITERLTARGRKVLDLQGVAYRTYNGIAIYEDERGRLRQHVNGRILIDAWGYHKYHLNMGQREKNDPAKEWTRDRPEDSNSNDQQQRLSDEDQVINENEMLQKPDELVFMNEIISGFSLKMKLWCQFFVEDIQPMTWNCEAYSQLVLDEQKKDMVLSVVRSHNMTNGTSTTMQDLDIIADKGQGLIVLLSGPPGTGKTLMAEAIADRLHRPLYHLQADDLGTDVASLGAKFQRTSKIASAWNAIILLDEADVFIAQREPRDVDRNGLFCALLHELEYFSGIIFLTTNLVCIDSAFRSRVTMHLVFPPLTREAREKIWHMFLNRLSQKRRRISEGGVSDEPHDETYAISLDEKDIAQLALWELDGREIKIATQTVNTWCRNENYAMTLARLEHGIRMVKPDSRKSEEKNRELYSTETNVKSWLAGQQQIGQL, encoded by the exons ATGTTTCACGGCAACTCCCACGATACTCGCCAACGCCTGCATGACGAGGTCCATCAGGAGGATTCGCCTTCGCGCCAGCCCGTTGATCTCGATAGCGACGAGGAAATGCAAGCCCCCGGGAGGAAAGACACCAGGGTACCCGGTTTTGGTGCAAACCCCATCATAAAGACCATGTACGAAGACAAAACTTCAGGCGGCGTCAATCAATGGACGGACGAGTCCCGGAGACAGATCTCGAAAGAGGCTGCCGACGATCAGGACAGTGCCGCCATCAAGCTTTTCAGGATCAAGGACCATGGCAAGGTCGGGCTCAATGGTGATTATCACTGGAAAATCTGCCGTGTCGATGTGCAAAATCTTCGACTGGTTTCTGCCCTCGCCCCCATCCTCAAAGAGGAGAACGTACACCTTGACCCTCGAAGCGTTGCCACTTTCAGGGAGCCCTTTCGTCCCCTTTGGTTTCAACAGAGGAAAATTGTGGACCTCTTCTGCGAAAAGCACGATGACCCGCTTGAGCCCTTCCTCAAGCTGTTTGTTGACATACTTAACGAACTATTCCGGGCCCTAAGTgccaagacagccaagcttctccagagTGAGCTAATCGACTTCAGCACAGCCTGGACACTGTTTCCTCGCAACTCCAGTGTCTACAGCTACTGCATGGGCTCCCATACTCTCAGAAAGGTTGATTCAGCCGAGTACCAGGGGAGCCGAGGTAACTGCCAGCTTGTCATCACCTGCAAGACCATTTCATTCTCCGGCGAGGGCTTCTACTGGAGCAAAAGGTATCTGGTCATCCCGGGCTTTACTGGCAATAAACCTATTCGCAAACTCGGTTGCTATCCCTTTGAGTTCCACAACGACAAAGACTCGATTACGGAGCGTCTCACTGCGCGAGGCAGAAAGGTTCTTGACCTGCAGGGCGTCGCGTACCGTACCTACAATGGCATCGCCATATATGAGGACGAGCGTGGCAGGCTGAGGCAACATGTCAACGGCCGCATCCTAATCGACGCATGGGGCTATCACAAGTATCACTTAAACATGGGACAGCGAGAGAAAAATGATCCTGCGAAGGAGTGGACGCGGGACCGACCAGAAGACAGCAATTCCAATGACCAGCAACAGAGACTCAGTGACGAGGACCAGGTCATCAACGAGAATGAGATGCTTCAGAAACCCGATGAACTTGTCTTCATGAATGAGATAATTAGTGGCTTTTCCCTGAAGATGAAACTGTGGT GCCAATTCTTCGTCGAAGACATTCAACCCATGACTTGGAACTGTGAGGCTTACTCACAACTCGTGCTTGATGAGCAGAAAAAAGACATGGTCCTTTCCGTTGTTCGGAGTCACAACATGACTAACGGCACTTCAACGACCATGCAAGATCTGGATATCATCGCCGACAAAGGACAAGGTCTTATTGTCCTGCTCTCGGGCCCCCCTGGCACAGGCAAGACTCTGATGGCCGAAGCCATTGCAGATCGTCTCCATCGGCCGCTCTATCACCTGCAAGCCGATGACTTAGGCACCGACGTCGCCTCCTTGGGTGCCAAATTTCAGCGCACCTCGAAGATTGCATCGGCGTGGAACGCGATAATCCTGCTAGACGAGGCAGATGTCTTTATTGCTCAGCGGGAGCCCCGCGATGTTGATCGCAACGGGCTGTTCTGCGCTCTTCTTCACGAGCTTGAGTATTTTAGCGGCATCATCTTTCTCACAACAAACTTGGTTTGCATCGATAGTGCGTTCCGCAGCAGGGTCACCATGCACCTCGTGTTCCCCCCTCTCACGCGGGAGGCGCGGGAGAAAATCTGGCACATGTTCCTCAACCGTCTGTCGCAGAAGAGAAGACGTATATCGGAGGGAGGGGTGTCGGACGAGCCCCACGATGAAACCTACGCCATATCGCTGGATGAAAAGGACATCGCCCAGCTAGCTTTATGGGAGCTTGACGGCAGAGAGATCAAGATAGCCACCCAGACAGTCAATACCTGGTGCCGGAACGAGAACTATGCCATGACGCTGGCTCGATTGGAACATGGAATCCGAATGGTGAAGCCAGACTCCAGAAagagtgaagagaagaatcgGGAGCTGTACAGCACAGAAACTAACGTTAAGAGCTGGTTAGCgggccagcagcagattGGACAACTGTGA